TGGCAGTATTTTGTGGGTGAACGAACTGTACCACCTGAAGAATGCCAGATACAGTTTTTATATGAACCCATTATCACCTTTGGTACTGCAATTGCTGCTTTCTATATCCCAGTGTCAGTGATGACTATTTTATATTGCCGCATCTATAAAGAGACTGAGAAACGTACTAAGGACCTTGCTGAACTTCAAGGTTCTGAGTCTGTGGCAGAGTTCGAGATGATAAAGCCTCAGAAAGCTCTCCTGAAGTCTTGCTTCAGTTGTAAGCAACAAAACTTAGTCAAAAGAGAGAGATGTCAGGCTTCATGGTCTTCATCTAGTAGAAGTACATCTGCTACGGTGAAGGCATCTCAGGCAGTGAGTACTTGTAATGACTGGTCTAAAGCTGACCAGTTAACCACCTGCAGCAGCTATGCATCTTCAGAAGAAGAGGATAAACTTGCCACTGATTCAGTTTTCCAAGTAACTTACAAAAGTCCAGATAAAGGTAAAGTAGAAGAGTTTATTGAAAGGGAGAGTAAGGATGTTGTTGTCAAAGACCAACCTGAAGAAAATGATTTTGAGACCCAGAAATACTTTCTATCACCTGGCAAAGGCCAtgtacaaaaaagtaaaaaatgtgtgGCCTATAAATTCCGCTTGGTGGTTAAGGCTGATGGCACCCAGGAAGCCAACAATGGCTGCCGTAAAGTAAAAATAACTCCTTGTGCTGCTGCTCTATCAAAGGATCCTTCCATTAAAAGCATGGATCCAAATATAAGTAACCAAATCACCAAAAGGAAAAGGATGGTTCTTATAAAGGAACGCAAAGCAGCACAGACTTTAAGTGCCATTCTTTTGGCTTTTATCATTACATGGACTCCCTACAATATAATGGTTTTGATCTCCACATTCTGCTCTGACTGCATCCCCCTAACACTGTGGCACCTTGGATATTGGCTATGCTATGTGAACAGCACTGTTAACCCCATTTGTTATGCACTTTGTAACAAAACTTTCAGGAAGACTTTTAAGATGCTGCTTTTCTGccagtggaagaagaaaaaagtggaagagaagctATACTGGCAGGGCAATAACAGATTGCCATAATTGCTCATATATAAATgacaagggcaaaaaaaaaaaaccaacaggtGTTGACATAGCTGGGTAAATTGACTGTAATTCTGTCATTTTCAAGTTGTTGCTTCATATGTCTAGCAGTTAAAAAAATGTCAGCCAAAAAGTAAAATTGTGCATGAAAATAGCATGCTTGGAA
This window of the Dromaius novaehollandiae isolate bDroNov1 chromosome 5, bDroNov1.hap1, whole genome shotgun sequence genome carries:
- the CHRM5 gene encoding muscarinic acetylcholine receptor M5; the encoded protein is MEVNLFSNSTVVNSSSINHKQLEGHSLWEVITIATVTAVVSLITIVGNILVMISFKVNSQLKTVNNYYLLSLACADLIIGIFSMNLYTSYILIGHWSLGSLACDLWLALDYVASNASVMNLLVISFDRYFSITRPLTYRAKRTPKRAGIMIGLAWLISFILWAPVILCWQYFVGERTVPPEECQIQFLYEPIITFGTAIAAFYIPVSVMTILYCRIYKETEKRTKDLAELQGSESVAEFEMIKPQKALLKSCFSCKQQNLVKRERCQASWSSSSRSTSATVKASQAVSTCNDWSKADQLTTCSSYASSEEEDKLATDSVFQVTYKSPDKGKVEEFIERESKDVVVKDQPEENDFETQKYFLSPGKGHVQKSKKCVAYKFRLVVKADGTQEANNGCRKVKITPCAAALSKDPSIKSMDPNISNQITKRKRMVLIKERKAAQTLSAILLAFIITWTPYNIMVLISTFCSDCIPLTLWHLGYWLCYVNSTVNPICYALCNKTFRKTFKMLLFCQWKKKKVEEKLYWQGNNRLP